A DNA window from Mesoplasma coleopterae contains the following coding sequences:
- a CDS encoding putative cysteine peptidase, which translates to MINENLKRYLKSELKELGVKKIKEDVVILKDLKGREFYFMTGENEGYLIYDLRSGHIIERSESFKIPYNDLQDKYYFGPLNYYVKENGNFTHLNKGCGKIGKEDAKILQENLDSILNNMLLEPNISVLNYVNGVLTGETLQLPKSKKVYIRNYEKIKYANFPSNWDGSCGFVAGALMMYYWYATGNEKLIPSNYINSKNNMLIDTGKRYDPNTNLKDKLVQLNGGETSSWGKPLKESIKKFCKQINFKEKSHYYIGKLNLTNEIKAGRPVVFFGLFPPDPVAYSEARGKISHGVIVYGYVYNFWSNSFICHYGWDGWNYQEVILSTYVEGSITTFKPL; encoded by the coding sequence ATGATAAACGAAAATTTAAAAAGATATTTAAAATCTGAATTAAAAGAACTTGGAGTTAAAAAGATTAAAGAAGATGTAGTAATTCTTAAAGACCTTAAAGGTAGAGAATTTTATTTTATGACCGGAGAAAATGAGGGATATTTAATATATGATCTAAGAAGTGGTCACATAATTGAAAGATCTGAAAGTTTTAAAATTCCTTACAATGATTTGCAAGATAAATATTACTTTGGTCCTTTAAATTATTATGTTAAAGAAAATGGAAACTTTACTCATTTAAATAAAGGTTGCGGTAAAATTGGCAAAGAAGATGCAAAAATATTACAAGAAAATTTAGATAGTATATTAAATAATATGTTATTAGAGCCTAATATATCTGTATTAAATTATGTGAATGGTGTTTTAACAGGAGAAACACTACAATTGCCAAAATCTAAAAAAGTCTATATTAGAAATTACGAAAAAATAAAATATGCAAATTTTCCTTCAAATTGAGATGGTTCTTGTGGCTTTGTTGCTGGGGCACTTATGATGTACTATTGATATGCAACAGGAAATGAAAAGTTAATACCTTCTAACTATATAAATTCAAAAAATAACATGCTAATAGATACTGGAAAGCGTTATGATCCAAACACTAATTTAAAAGACAAATTAGTACAATTAAATGGGGGAGAAACTTCATCTTGAGGAAAACCTCTAAAAGAATCTATTAAGAAATTTTGTAAACAAATAAATTTTAAAGAAAAATCTCATTATTATATAGGTAAGTTAAATCTTACTAACGAAATAAAAGCTGGAAGACCAGTTGTATTTTTTGGTCTTTTTCCACCAGATCCTGTGGCTTATAGCGAAGCAAGAGGAAAAATTTCACATGGGGTTATTGTTTATGGTTACGTATATAATTTTTGATCAAATTCTTTTATTTGCCATTATGGTTGAGATGGTTGAAATTATCAAGAAGTGATACTTTCAACTTATGTGGAAGGATCTATAACAACTTTTAAACCGTTATAA
- a CDS encoding MepB family protein, whose translation MYESIKRMNEIFENKITDIKIEIINKEYEAAKFILHGETCYFRKVKKTPKKAGYFVAMYKIENKNTPINYNDQIDKLILYVLDGTNEGYFVFDKNTLLNNGILSFENKRGKMAFRVYPNWVNDLNSTAEKAKTWQMEHFFEIKK comes from the coding sequence ATGTATGAATCAATTAAAAGAATGAATGAAATTTTTGAAAATAAAATCACAGATATTAAAATTGAAATAATAAATAAAGAATATGAAGCTGCGAAATTTATTCTTCATGGAGAAACATGCTATTTCAGAAAAGTTAAGAAGACTCCTAAAAAAGCAGGATATTTTGTAGCAATGTATAAAATAGAGAATAAAAATACTCCTATAAATTATAATGATCAAATTGATAAACTTATTCTTTATGTGTTAGATGGAACTAATGAAGGATATTTTGTTTTTGATAAAAATACATTACTGAATAATGGGATTTTGTCTTTTGAAAATAAAAGAGGTAAAATGGCTTTTAGAGTTTATCCTAATTGAGTTAATGATTTAAATTCAACAGCGGAGAAAGCAAAAACATGACAAATGGAACATTTTTTCGAAATAAAAAAATAG
- a CDS encoding replication-associated recombination protein A has protein sequence MNTPLAYLLRPTSTSEIIGQENLLKEDGLIKRMISNNFCRSLIFYGPSGVGKTSFAIALANDLKIEYDLFNASYDKKENLTKIIDKAINKERFILIIDEIHRLNRDKQDILLNFMENGNVYLFATTTENPFFTINPAIRSRATILELKRINHEDSFNFVNKLISDKKIDINIKPESLKYLCELNSGDIRSLLNNIELFDSLYKGEEITIDLISTIISQGKNPSGAAGDDFHDLKSALQKSVRGSDVDASLHYFSRLLSIGDYETLMRRMIIMAYEDIGLANPTLPPRVVQACDAFRQIGMPEGIIPLGLVIIEMALSQKSNSALMASGKAFEDVKNGMAYDVPSHLKDNHYKSAIKLNRGVNYLYPHVEEKGWVAQQYLPDEIKNIKYFKPKSNSAYERKLWSLYEEMKK, from the coding sequence ATGAATACACCATTAGCATATTTATTAAGACCAACATCGACATCAGAAATAATAGGACAAGAAAACTTATTAAAAGAAGATGGCTTAATCAAAAGAATGATTAGTAATAACTTTTGTAGGTCTTTAATTTTTTATGGTCCAAGTGGTGTCGGAAAAACATCTTTTGCCATTGCTTTAGCCAATGACTTAAAGATTGAATATGATCTTTTTAATGCTAGTTATGATAAAAAAGAAAATTTAACAAAGATTATTGATAAAGCTATTAATAAAGAAAGATTTATTTTAATCATTGATGAAATTCATAGACTAAATCGTGATAAGCAAGATATTTTATTAAATTTTATGGAAAACGGAAATGTTTATTTATTTGCTACAACAACAGAAAATCCATTTTTTACTATAAATCCAGCAATTAGAAGTAGAGCTACAATATTAGAACTAAAAAGAATTAACCATGAAGATTCTTTCAATTTCGTTAATAAATTAATAAGTGATAAAAAAATCGATATCAATATTAAACCAGAGTCGCTTAAATATTTATGTGAGCTTAATAGTGGAGATATTAGAAGTTTATTAAATAACATTGAATTATTTGATTCTTTATATAAAGGCGAAGAAATAACAATAGATTTAATTTCAACAATAATTTCTCAAGGTAAAAATCCAAGTGGAGCAGCTGGTGATGATTTTCATGATTTAAAATCTGCATTGCAAAAATCAGTTAGAGGTAGTGATGTGGATGCTAGTTTACATTATTTTAGTAGATTATTATCAATTGGAGATTATGAAACTTTAATGAGAAGAATGATAATTATGGCATATGAAGATATTGGATTAGCAAATCCAACTTTGCCACCAAGAGTTGTCCAAGCTTGTGATGCTTTTAGACAAATTGGTATGCCTGAAGGAATTATTCCATTAGGCTTAGTTATTATTGAAATGGCTTTAAGTCAAAAATCTAATTCCGCTTTAATGGCAAGCGGCAAAGCTTTTGAAGATGTTAAGAACGGAATGGCATATGATGTACCATCTCATTTAAAAGATAATCATTATAAATCAGCAATTAAATTAAATAGGGGAGTTAATTATTTATATCCACACGTTGAAGAAAAAGGATGAGTAGCTCAACAGTACCTTCCTGATGAAATTAAAAATATTAAATACTTTAAACCAAAATCTAATTCTGCGTATGAAAGAAAACTTTGATCCTTATATGAGGAGATGAAAAAATAA
- the lon gene encoding endopeptidase La, which yields MSKKIKLPIFQIRGSFIVPGIKENLEVGRKNTLASVNYAIKNSNNQMIAIPQIDASVEKPEFSDLHKFGILIDFEVIKEWKDNSLTISTNPIQRCKVINFFENEDEVPYAEVELIESINDFTEQEYEELIEKISEAIKTKGSLVTKQIKQLISGESDDLSLAFDSIMFKLAPSKILTNSEYITSSSLKERWSIIERVIFSEDGIVTRNAESIDAARHKNEIEQELNHKLKEKMDKQQKEYYLREKMRIIKDELEDEDGSDDSSLDKYKDRLSKEPFPEEVKRKILASIKRVEALQSGTPEWNTEKNYIDWMMSIPWWEETEDLTDLKYAKEILDKHHYGMKKVKERIIEYLAVKTKTKSLKAPIITLVGPPGVGKTSLAKSIAEAVGKNFVKVSLGGVKDESEIRGHRKTYVGSMPGRIIQTMKRAKVKNPLFLLDEIDKMASDHRGDPASAMLEVLDPEQNKEFSDHYIEEPYDLSQVMFIATANYPEDIPEALYDRMEIINLSSYTEIEKVKIAQDYLVPKAIEQHELTSEEISFTEGSINEIIKYYTREAGVRQLERHINSIIRKYIVKNLNGEMDKIVIDEKQVNDLLGKRIFDHTEKQEESQIGVVTGLAYTQFGGDILPIEVSLYPGKGNLILTGKLGEVMKESATIALTYVKSNYEKFGVDKKIFEENDIHIHVPEGAVPKDGPSAGITITTALISALSDKPVSKEIGMTGEITLRGNVLPIGGLREKSISASRSGLKTIIIPKKNERDLDEIPDEVKAKLKIIPAEKYEEVFGIVFETK from the coding sequence TTGAAGTAATCAAAGAATGAAAAGATAATTCATTAACAATTAGCACAAATCCTATTCAAAGATGTAAAGTAATTAATTTCTTTGAAAATGAAGATGAAGTACCTTATGCAGAAGTTGAATTAATTGAATCAATTAACGATTTTACTGAACAAGAGTACGAAGAATTAATTGAAAAAATTTCTGAAGCTATTAAAACTAAAGGAAGTTTAGTAACAAAGCAAATTAAACAATTAATTTCAGGTGAATCTGATGATTTAAGTTTAGCTTTTGATTCAATTATGTTTAAACTAGCACCTTCAAAAATTTTAACTAATTCAGAATATATAACATCTTCATCTTTAAAAGAAAGATGATCTATTATTGAAAGAGTAATTTTTTCAGAGGATGGAATTGTAACCAGAAATGCTGAATCAATTGATGCTGCTAGACATAAAAATGAAATTGAACAAGAATTAAACCATAAATTAAAAGAAAAAATGGATAAGCAACAAAAAGAATATTATTTAAGAGAAAAAATGAGAATCATCAAAGACGAATTAGAAGATGAAGATGGTTCTGATGATAGTTCTTTAGATAAATACAAAGATCGTTTATCTAAAGAACCATTCCCAGAAGAAGTTAAAAGAAAAATTTTAGCTTCAATTAAAAGAGTAGAAGCTCTTCAATCAGGAACACCTGAGTGAAACACAGAGAAAAACTATATTGATTGAATGATGAGTATTCCATGATGAGAAGAAACTGAAGATTTGACTGATTTAAAATATGCAAAAGAAATCTTAGACAAACATCATTATGGAATGAAAAAAGTTAAAGAAAGAATTATTGAATATTTAGCTGTTAAAACTAAAACTAAATCTTTAAAAGCACCAATTATAACATTAGTTGGTCCTCCAGGAGTTGGAAAAACTAGTTTAGCAAAATCAATTGCTGAAGCAGTTGGAAAAAACTTTGTTAAAGTAAGTTTAGGTGGTGTAAAAGATGAATCAGAAATTCGTGGACACAGAAAAACTTATGTAGGTTCAATGCCTGGAAGAATTATTCAAACAATGAAAAGAGCAAAAGTAAAAAACCCATTATTCTTGCTTGATGAAATTGATAAAATGGCATCTGATCACAGAGGCGATCCTGCAAGTGCAATGTTAGAGGTTTTAGACCCAGAACAAAACAAAGAATTTTCAGATCACTATATTGAAGAACCTTATGACTTGAGTCAAGTTATGTTTATTGCAACTGCTAACTACCCTGAAGATATTCCAGAAGCATTATACGACCGTATGGAAATCATAAACTTATCAAGTTATACAGAAATTGAAAAAGTTAAAATTGCACAAGACTATTTGGTTCCAAAAGCAATTGAACAACATGAATTGACATCAGAAGAAATATCATTTACTGAAGGCTCAATTAATGAAATAATCAAATACTACACTAGAGAAGCTGGTGTTCGTCAATTAGAAAGACATATTAATTCTATTATTAGAAAATATATTGTTAAAAATCTAAATGGTGAAATGGATAAAATTGTAATTGATGAAAAACAAGTTAATGATTTATTAGGCAAAAGAATATTTGATCATACTGAAAAACAAGAAGAATCACAAATTGGAGTTGTTACTGGTTTAGCGTATACACAATTTGGTGGAGATATCTTGCCAATTGAAGTAAGTTTATACCCAGGTAAAGGAAATCTAATTTTAACTGGTAAACTTGGTGAAGTAATGAAAGAATCAGCAACTATAGCGTTGACTTATGTAAAATCAAATTATGAAAAATTTGGTGTAGATAAAAAAATATTTGAAGAAAATGATATTCACATACACGTTCCTGAAGGAGCAGTTCCAAAAGATGGTCCGAGTGCAGGTATTACAATTACAACAGCTTTAATTTCAGCACTTTCAGATAAACCAGTTTCAAAAGAAATTGGTATGACTGGTGAAATTACACTAAGAGGTAATGTATTGCCAATTGGTGGTTTAAGAGAAAAATCTATTTCAGCTTCAAGAAGTGGATTAAAAACAATCATTATTCCAAAGAAAAATGAAAGAGACTTGGACGAAATCCCAGATGAAGTAAAAGCAAAATTAAAAATTATTCCAGCTGAAAAATATGAAGAAGTATTCGGGATAGTTTTTGAAACAAAATAA